The Deltaproteobacteria bacterium genomic interval GGCGTTTCTCCTCGATCAACGTTCCGATCTGAACGTGGTTAATAGTTTCCTTCGCCCTACCTACGGCCCAAAACAGAAGGACGTTCTGTTCGATATGTTGAGTCATGGCAGCCGGACGATGATCAAAGGATCCCGGCTCGCCATGTCCCGCGTCGTGACAACGGGCCACACGCCCGGTTTATCCGTCGTTGTTCACATGTATCGCGATATCATGAACGTGGATACGGCTTTCGGTATCTTCGCGGACGAAAAACGGAATCGGTGTATGGTGATTGGACGAAGCACGGACGAAGGAGTGGATGTATCCAAAATCTTGCGAAGCATGGGAGGAGGGGGACATCCGGCGGCCGCTTCCGCCGTGCTGAAGGACGTGAATCCGGAAGCGGTCGAGGAATGGATTCTCGAGTTGGTCCAAGGAAACCAGCAAACCTCCGTGCAGATCAGCGATCTGATGTCTTTCCCGGTAAGGAGCGTAGGACCGGAAGCATCTATGAAGGAGGTGTCTGATATTCTGTACGAAAGCGGCCATTCCGGCTTGCCGATCCTGGAAGATGGGCGTTTGGTTGGCGTGATTTCCAAGCGGGATCTGTCCAAACTGAAACGGGAAGACCAATGGCAGGCCCCTGTAAAGGCTTTTATGTCCAGGCAGGTCGTCTGCATCGAGCCCGGAAACAGTCCTCTGAAAGCGGCTCGTCTGATGTTGAAGCATGATGTCGGCCGGCTGCCCGTGATGGAAGATGGGAATTTGATCGGAATTCTAACGCGCTCGGATGTCATGACCTATTTCTACGATTTGCTTCCCGAATAAGACTTAAGACACGGCGTTCTTTTTCCACATGCCGGGCCCGATCCGGCATCCGGAAGTATTTGAAAATGCCGGATTTCGGCATTCACCGGAATGACGGAAAATGGCCGCTTTCGGCTTTTTACGAGTTTATCGAATATGCAATGCGTTCGTGAGGAATCCATGGAACCCGTAGTGTTGGTTCATCCCAGAGGATTCGGTTACGTAAGAGGACAGGCGGACATTACGCACCTGGCGAACCGCATGGCTCCATTAGGGCTCCTGAGCATCGCGGGCATGCTGCGAAAACATGGAATTCCGGTTCGCGTATTCGATTTGTGCGCGCGTCCCCTTCCTCCGGATCGCCTGGTGAGCGAGCTGATGCGCCTGAGACCTCGGTTATTGGGACTGAGTTGCACCACTGCGAGTTTTTTGGACGGCGTCCGGACCATCGAGGCGATCAAAAGAGACATGCCGGACCTGAAGGTGGTTTTCGGTGGCGTGCATGTATCGTCGCTCAAAGGGGCCATCCTCGAACGCTTTCCCGCAATAGACATGGTCGTGGCCGGTGAAGGGGAGCCGGCCATGCTGGGCCTGGCGGAGGGAAAACCGCCATCCTCCATCCCCGGGGTTTTCTGTCGCGACGGCGACGGCATTCGCACGGCCGGACCGAGAGAAGAGCTGGTGGACCTGGATCTCCTGCCCTTTCCCGCTTACGATCTTATCGAGGGGTTTCCCCGAAAGTATCTTTTGCCGATTTTCAACTATCCGCGCTTCCCCGGCGCGACCATGGTCACCAGCCGAGGATGTCCCTATCAGTGTAGCTATTGTGACCGATCCGTTTACGGCCGATCCTACCGCTTCAATTCAGCCGACTATGTGTACGGGCAGATGAAATATCTCCGCCGCCGGTTCGGCGTTCGCCACATCAACATCTACGACGACCAGTTCACATTTCGCCGGTCGCGGGTAAAAGAGCTCTGTGATCGTCTCGCCGCGGAACCGCTGGATTTGACGTTCAATTGCGCGGTTCACATGGGGCATATCGATCGTGATTTACTGAAGGCGCTCAAACGGGCGGGATGCTGGATGGTGAGCATAGGTATCGAATCCGGAGACCCCGGACTGGTGTCCTTTCACAAACAGAACGTGCAGATTGCGCGTGTTCACGAACACGTCGCCATGATCAAACAGGCGGGTTTGCGGGTTAAGGGCCTTTTTATGATGGGTCTGCCCGGGGAGACCGAGGAGACGATCCAGCGCACGATCCGGTTCATTCTGTCACTGGATCTCGACGATATGAACATGTCCAAATTCACGCCGTTTCCCGGTTCTCCCATCTATCGGCGGATCCATGAGTTCGGTCGATTCGAGGAAAATTGGGACATGATGAACTGTCTGAATTTCACTTTCGTGCCGGAAGGTATTTCCTCGAAGGCCCGTCTGGATGAGCTCTACAGTTTGTTCTTGAAGAGCTATTATCAGCGAGCAAAAGTACATCGGAAATACATCCGCATGATGTGGCAGTCTCCCCATTCGTATTCGGTGCTGCTCAGACATCTGCCCCGTTTCGTCCGCGCGCGCAACTACTGGGATTCCGGCGCCGGGGAAAAGCTAACCGTCTGAGGAGATACGCCTTGAAGACGGCGGGAACCGAAGGTCCTGTTGACGCGGGTTTTCCATCGACCGGTTCGACCGGCTCACAGCGGGCAGGCTCAGGATCTGCGACGAACCAGCCCTCTCAAAGAGATCGGAGCGCGTCAACACGATGCAGGTGCGCCTCTGCTTGCAGCCCTTGACTCCGGTCCACAAGCGACGAAGACCGGGATGAAGGCGTCTCTTGTTTCCACACGCTCTCAATGTCGAATAACAAGACCGTACAAGGAACGGTCAAACCCGTGTTCGACCATCGCTCCATGGGATGTCGAGGTATGCTCCACGGATCTATCGGGAACCCGACGGAACCGGCGGTGTGGGGGTAATCACAAGATCGGAATTCTTTCCGTTTGCCGGGTAGGGTTTGGTCTGCTTGTTACGTGGCGGCTCCGCCATAAGCGTTTCAAGGAAAGGGGCGTCCGAATTCTTCTCGTAGATCTTTCGCGTCAGTAGATAATCGCTGTTGAAAAAAAGAATCAGATAGTTGGACGTGCCCACTTCGCCCGAGCCTGAAAATTTGATCAGAGAGGTGTAGAAAGACTGGAGGGGAATTCCCAAAGAAATCTGGCGACTGTCGGTAAAGGACTGCTGATAGACGAGCACGTTTTCGCCGTTGAGTTCCATGACGCGGTCCGGAGCGCCCAATACGGCCAGAGCCTGGGTCAGATTGGTGCTTCCGGGCGCCAGGTCCTCGTCATGAGGGAGTACCGCCCGTCCGTCTTCATGCCAGAGCAATCGCAGCGAGCAGCCGCTACACCCGACGGACAGAACCAATACCACCAGGATCTGGAGAAATCGATTACGGAAGGCCGTAACGGGCATTTTCTGCATCCATCGTCAGACCGTAGTGGGTAAGGATGTTCTGGTCGTTGAAGAAACAGACCAACTGATCGTAATGCGTATTGGTATACCCCATGTTGACCACGAACAGAATCAATCCGGTTCCCTTGCTTTGCACTCGCTTGAAAATGTAGGCATTGCCGTTGCTGAGCTTAACGACCGATGTCGGAGTGCCGAGCAGCTTGAGCACGTCCGAAGCCGTGGTTTCTCCAGGCTTCAGCTGTTCTATCTTTTCACTTTCGAACGATTTGTTTTCCTTGTTCTTGCCCAGGATCATACACCCGGACGCAGTGAACAGGGTCACGGTTATACAGATCAAGACCGCCAACGGCGCTTTTCTCATAGGTTGATCCCCCGGAAGGCTGAACTGAAAGGAGAAAACGGGAGGAAGTCTTCTTGTAAGGATGGGTCCCACCCGACAGCACGGAGAGACGACATCCACCTGAGCCCCAAATGGGAAGTTACAGGACCACGGATCCTTGAGAACGTCTCAACCGGCATGTTGGGACGCAAACCTCGCACGTGTCGGACCTGGTGCATCCGGCCCCACGCCTTAGAACCTCCTCCATGGACACGGATTTCTCGGCTCTCGTTTACGTCGCCTGCGCGAAAGAGAACACGGCTCGAACGGTTCTCCGCGGAAACGAAAGCATTGTTACCAGACCATATAGTTGCGCGCAGATTCCGTCAAGGCTCAAAGAGGCGGCCTACTCGCCGCGCGGAACCTTTCCGGACTCGGCTCCCGCTATTTCTTGCGATGGTTGAGAACGTATTCGGCCATGACACGGATGCTCGCCAAGATCTCCTTCCCCATTTCCGGGTCTTCGATGACGATGCCGAAATGTTTGTCCAGAATCATCACCAATTCGAGTGCGTCCACGGAGTCCAGCCCCAACCCGTCCTCGCCGAACAAGGGCGTTTCCGCGTCGATATCGTCCGGAGTCAAATCCTCGAAGCCCAGGGCCTCAATCAGCAGCGCTTTTAATCTGTGTTCGATGTCTTGTAGTGCTTCCATGTTTCTCCGTATCGATGAAAACCTTTAAGCTTGAAGAATAGCCCTCTTTATCACGAACATCAATGGCTCGAAAACCGCGTCCGCCCATGTTGAGCATGTGCCACATCCGCTCCATGCCGGTATTGCCCAGGTCGACCGATCGCTCGATCGAAAAGCCTGATGGAGAAAATTCCGACTCTCCCCCTAAAATCGTGGGAAGGCCGGGTTGCCATGGTTCGTCTTGACGCTCCAACTGGAAGAGAAAAGCTGAAGACCGGATGTCCGCATTCGAGTCACCGCGGCACAACTCCGCAACGCGGGAGTCCACGGCTTCGACTCCCCCTGCCAGAAGGGCGGAAGCTCTTCCCGATGACAGCCATCCATGCGCCACGACAAGCGCCGCCAAGGCCGAATCCTCACCGCAAGAGATCACGGTATTGGGTCCGAACAAGCGGAATTCGCGACAGACTTCTCCCACCGCCACATTGGGAAGCGTATACGAGAACAGCAGGGGACCTGCATGCTCCGGTCCTTTATCACAGACGGGGGCATAGTACTGTATATCGGTCATCAGACACCCCATAAGGCTTCCCAGCACGATTCCTTCCGGGAAGGATTCCGAACCCGCGGCTGCGGCGTCCTTCAGGGCCAGATGGGCGCACCCCACGGTGAGCTTGCTGAATGCGTCCATTCTCCCGAAACGGGCCGGCGGCGTATCGAAAAACGTACGGCCTTTCAATCCGCTTACCCAGGAGCCGCTCGAGGAGGCAACTTTGGAGTCCCATGGGATAAGCGCTCCGTGGAGCGTCTCGACACCGGCTTTGTCGACCTTTGCACCTCCGGTGATCACAATGGCCACGAATCATCCTTCCCTATTACCACGGCTGCGTTCACGCCGCCAAATCCGGAATTCGAGCTTAGAATCCGATCCTGTTCCAGCGGTGCTCCCCTGAAACGGAAGCCTTCTTCTTCGCATCGCCCGTGTCCAAGGGTATTCGGAACCTTTCGGCGCCGAAGCATCTCGACGGCCAGAGCAGCCTCGACCAGTCCTGCTGCGCCAAAGGAGTGTCCGACGGCGCCCTTGATGCCGCAAACAGGAGGAATGGTCGGGCTAAAAACCGCCTCGATGGCCCGCATCTCCATGGCGTCGTTAAACACCGTGCCGGTGCCGTGAGCCACTAAAGCCCCGATTCGGTCGGGCGTCGTATCCGCATCGTTCAATGCGGCCCTGATCGCATGCGCAAGACCCGACCCGTGCCGATCCGGTCCCGTGATGTGATGAGCGTCGTTGGAAAGACCCCAGCC includes:
- a CDS encoding CBS domain-containing protein, with the translated sequence MEVITTHKATDFDALASLVAASIIYPEAVALLPKNVNPNIKAFLSIHKDLFDLETANDLNLEAVSRLIVVDANRWDRLEGINGLMGRNDLDIHIWDHHKETGDIVSSWSCVEEVGAATTIFVQRLEEEKRLLLSPMHATLFLAGIYEDTGNLTFPSTTAQDAKAVAFLLDQRSDLNVVNSFLRPTYGPKQKDVLFDMLSHGSRTMIKGSRLAMSRVVTTGHTPGLSVVVHMYRDIMNVDTAFGIFADEKRNRCMVIGRSTDEGVDVSKILRSMGGGGHPAAASAVLKDVNPEAVEEWILELVQGNQQTSVQISDLMSFPVRSVGPEASMKEVSDILYESGHSGLPILEDGRLVGVISKRDLSKLKREDQWQAPVKAFMSRQVVCIEPGNSPLKAARLMLKHDVGRLPVMEDGNLIGILTRSDVMTYFYDLLPE
- a CDS encoding cobalamin B12-binding domain-containing protein yields the protein MEPVVLVHPRGFGYVRGQADITHLANRMAPLGLLSIAGMLRKHGIPVRVFDLCARPLPPDRLVSELMRLRPRLLGLSCTTASFLDGVRTIEAIKRDMPDLKVVFGGVHVSSLKGAILERFPAIDMVVAGEGEPAMLGLAEGKPPSSIPGVFCRDGDGIRTAGPREELVDLDLLPFPAYDLIEGFPRKYLLPIFNYPRFPGATMVTSRGCPYQCSYCDRSVYGRSYRFNSADYVYGQMKYLRRRFGVRHINIYDDQFTFRRSRVKELCDRLAAEPLDLTFNCAVHMGHIDRDLLKALKRAGCWMVSIGIESGDPGLVSFHKQNVQIARVHEHVAMIKQAGLRVKGLFMMGLPGETEETIQRTIRFILSLDLDDMNMSKFTPFPGSPIYRRIHEFGRFEENWDMMNCLNFTFVPEGISSKARLDELYSLFLKSYYQRAKVHRKYIRMMWQSPHSYSVLLRHLPRFVRARNYWDSGAGEKLTV
- the bamE gene encoding outer membrane protein assembly factor BamE, coding for MRKAPLAVLICITVTLFTASGCMILGKNKENKSFESEKIEQLKPGETTASDVLKLLGTPTSVVKLSNGNAYIFKRVQSKGTGLILFVVNMGYTNTHYDQLVCFFNDQNILTHYGLTMDAENARYGLP
- a CDS encoding acyl carrier protein, producing MEALQDIEHRLKALLIEALGFEDLTPDDIDAETPLFGEDGLGLDSVDALELVMILDKHFGIVIEDPEMGKEILASIRVMAEYVLNHRKK